The bacterium BMS3Abin11 genomic interval GATGGTGAGTATATGAGGAAACAGGATTGCCTATGACACCCGAACAGGTAAGGGATACCGCTGTAGCCGGGCTGGAAGAAGCCAAGGTACAGGATATCAAGGTGATGGATGTTAGGGGGCTGACCGATATTACCGATTTTATGATACTGGCGACCGGCACGTCGTCCCGTCACGTCAATGCCATCGCTGACAAGCTGGTTGATTACATGAAAGATCATGGCCATCGTCCACTCGGTGTAGAAGGGCAGGAAGAGGCGGAATGGGTATTGGTTGATCTGAATGATGTCATCACTCATATCATGCAGACGGATGCCCGTGTATTTTATGATCTGGAAAAGCTGTGGGGCGAAGAACTGCGCCAGATCGTCGAGAAAAGCAGGGAAGGCTGAGCAGAGATTGAGATTCCCCTGATGCAGATTCATCTCATCGCCGTAGGTCGTAAGATGCCACATTGGGTCGATCAGGCCTATAGTGAATATGCCCATCGCATGCCTCGTCATTGTTCAATGAAATTGATTGAAATCAATGCCGGTAAACGCAGCAAAAGCGCCGATGTCGCACGTATCAATCGCGAAGAAGGTGAGCGTTTGCTGCAGGCAATCCCGAATGGCTCACGGGTCATCGCAATGGAGCGTAGCG includes:
- the rsfS gene encoding ribosomal silencing factor RsfS, yielding MTPEQVRDTAVAGLEEAKVQDIKVMDVRGLTDITDFMILATGTSSRHVNAIADKLVDYMKDHGHRPLGVEGQEEAEWVLVDLNDVITHIMQTDARVFYDLEKLWGEELRQIVEKSREG